In the genome of Cryptomeria japonica chromosome 8, Sugi_1.0, whole genome shotgun sequence, one region contains:
- the LOC131079487 gene encoding expansin-B3-like encodes MITRRVLLLVIYTTVSLASSNDDGGWQPATATWYGAPEGDGSTGGACGFGDLVDKVPYKTKVSAGNLPMWKNGKGCGSCYKVKCSEDICSGEAVPLIITDECPGCSTDQVWFDLSGSAFGHMAVLGQANALRNKGKINVVYKRTKCMYPGWNLAFRVNEGSSEYYFSVLIMYEGGDGDVASVKLKQAGSSTWMEMQQSWGAIWSLTGVGPLKAPFSLSLTSLSTAKTVSAMDVIPSGWYPTATYTSSLQLFYFTSNETSF; translated from the exons ATGATTACAAGACGGGTTTTGTTGTTAGTAATATATACAACAGTAAGTTTGGCCAGCAGCAATGATGATGGAGGATGGCAACCTGCTACGGCTACCTGGTATGGCGCCCCAGAAGGAGATGGAAGCACAG GTGGTGCATGTGGATTTGGTGATCTTGTGGATAAGGTACCATACAAAACAAAAGTGAGCGCAGGAAATCTCCCTATGTGGAAAaatggaaaaggttgtggatcatGCTACAAG GTAAAATGTAGCGAGGACATATGCTCGGGAGAGGCAGTGCCATTGATAATAACGGATGAATGCCCAGGGTGCTCCACAGATCAAGTGTGGTTTGATCTCAGCGGATCAGCCTTTGGTCATATGGCCGTGTTGGGCCAGGCCAATGCCCTTCGCAATAAGGGAAAGATCAATGTGGTTTATAAAAG GACAAAATGCATGTATCCAGGGTGGAACTTGGCTTTCAGGGTAAACGAGGGATCCAGTGAGTATTATTTCTCCGTACTCATTATGTACGAAGGGGGTGATGGAGATGTGGCAAGCGTCAAACTAAAACAg GCTGGATCAAGTACTTGGATGGAAATGCAACAGTCATGGGGAGCAATATGGTCCTTAACTGGAGTTGGTCCACTCAAGGCGCCATTCTCTTTATCTTTAACATCACTCTCAACGGCAAAAACAGTAAGTGCAATGGATGTCATACCCAGCGGTTGGTACCCAACTGCCACTTACACATCATCCCTCCAACTCTTTTACTTCACTTCTAATGAGACTTCATTTTGA